The DNA sequence ggaattagaaaacacatgtgtataagtgtatgtatatgtgtatatgcatatgcatatattaatatatatacatatatatacacacacacacacacacatatatatatatatatcatataaggATTTTCAACTCTCGGGATTTCGACTTACGCCCAATTTGGGTGTAAAACCAAATCTCTTATTGGATGTAGTTTGAGTTacatgggtttttaaaatcatgTTGAATAAAAActggatttttaaaattaaatgtaacTTTAAATTCccccaaacaaacactaccttaacATAAAATGGTGCTTTGTAAACCACATAATTTAGGTTCTACCAAAACTCAAATTAACAAAATCTTACTGAAACTTATAGTATGTACCTATACTAAAACCATTTCTTATTTGAACAGTTGAACCCAGATTGACCTTTAAACAACTCAATGATTATGAGCTTGTGTTAATTTACTACGAACTCAGATGGGTAATTGACTTACAAAAATAAACCTTAATTTTTTGGGTCGCACTGAATCCGTTTAACTATGTGCATTTTTCTTGGTTACAGACAATTTCAACGGCGACATCGAAGAACAATAGTATAATGTCATTCAGCGGCGGTCCTCGTCTATGCCCGGGTGCCGAGCTTGCTAAGATGGAGATGGCTGTGTTCTTGCATCACCTTGTTCAGAAGTTCACCTGGGAATTGGCTGAGCATGACTACCCTGTATCCTTCCCATTTCTAGGGTTCCCTAAACACTTGCCAATCAAAGTCCATGCAATTGATCACAACCATGAAGCATGAAGCTAGAGATAATATATGATCACTTAACTtgggattatatatattattatgttatcttTATGTTGTTGTATTGGAGAAACCACGTCCATGGGTGCATGCATGCTTAATATTTTCCTTGTGCTATCTATGTAtcaatttatctatatttatcaTTGAGTGAAGCTTTGTTCAACCGACTGCtttatttataatgaattttGATGATGCTTCACGGCTTTGTTTTTTCTACGCTTTTATTTTTTGGACAAAGATGATAAGTGCTCCCTCATAAAAAGGTGTCATAGACATGTAAGATAATTTAACAACTGTGATTTATTAATTCTGTCAGATGTCACATGAGACGATTAgagtcttattatatatatgcacgCCAGAAGATATTTCAAGGATCAAAACGAGTAAATAAATCTTCTATCAGGTAACCTGGAGCTAATAATTGATAGTCTTTTTGTTTTCACGAGATTCATGGttttttaattaagtaattaattttcatatagACCCCGCCATGAATGCATAATGTGTTTCTCTTAGATTATAACGTTTATCTTAACAGTAAAATAATGGTTTCTATTTAGTTAAATAGGGAATATAACATTAGTAAAAGTtccaatttataaattttataaaactaacaataaaatctttgattttcattttttttttctttatgttttaacttttataaTGTCATGATTTTGTCTCTACGCCAATTCACCATTGTGATGTAATGAAAAAGCTATGTTCTTactgtaattgaaaatttgaGATTGTtattgatggttccggtggggggtgtgatgtgctaagttTACTCAAAAACTTACTCAAAGatcaaacactcacacacaatcaaaacaatataaaagagacaagcaaattggtaacccagttcggcacaactttacctacatctgggggtcaggcccggagaaacaatctactaaaagaggtataggaataaggagtacaacacttactcactctctcaatataAAGAATATCCTTTCAAGATTGCCCGATGGCCACactctcaactctcaccgaagagtctctcactgttTGGCTCATcttaaatcttcaagcaggatctcttatatagacgcaccgacgtctaataaagttacctcttttagaattctccgcggcttcttaacttggacacctttcaaagttagatgttgcaacacccagttgcaacatggctcaccttactgaacatgactgagttatAGCTAGATGCACCCGAAtttgcgaccttcaacctcccgatTCCTTAAGTctgcctcgtagcagttgactcgacccgagctcctccagCTTgtagctgcttccttcctcaagtcacttcagaaggtctccctctcccgagggacgtgcccaccaaggcacacatgaccatctcaccaaagatagccaccgaagatctcccgatcttcttttcaaacttggcccaagtttggtcttcccaaatgatcttcttttgcacatgaaatattgttactaaacttgatctcatcttcatccaagtgtAGTCtttaatatcttcaagcatgatctttaatcatccatgcttagatctccaaatctctaatcatatcttatgcaatcttcaatcaatctccatacatgactagtctccatgaatagttccgccctTAGATAGATCTTAgatctttcttcaattaatgatgctaaatatggtcatGATGATCTCTTTGgcatgtctttaccttatttagtttgtgtcttcaaatagctttacaccaaactaaaccttgtgtcttcttcatgccaagtttaacttgtgtcttctaatagcttcatataatcttcatgatcttgaactcttcccaataatagaatattcctctctctcttcaaatagatttttttaaaaaaagagctctatcaaagatatgaataattatcccggatcttaccaaggatagataatcatacctaaaataaaacttacctttcttgaagagatcctatagTTTGATACACTTACCAAagatagtttatcatcacatgattgtattgagaacTCATGTCATGAACTCTTGTTTATCTTCAACCAAATATAGTTTGATACACTTACCAAATATAGTTTATATTCAACCTTGATTTTCATAAAATCTCCACCTAgatcttcatcacatgtcatgaACTCAtgttttgccacatcatcatcctagtcaccttTTTTTTATGAGTCATTTCTAGTCACATCATCATTCTCATGCCATTTCACcatttggcttgtcatataatgtcaatccacgtcatcagacttaacagctatgttcttaattttcataatgttttgatttttttttttttgagaaaggcaTCAAGCGCTGGAACCCAGGGACGAACACGTGGGGGAGCAGCGCTCACCACCGAACCGTGCCCCTCATCTTACGCGAGATGAggatcgaactcggggagccacgctcgacactcgaggtGAACACCATACGCAagagacccgatgccaatagaccaagtGGTCATTGGCAActccattaatttttaaattggaCCAAACATGAGTTAAAATTAATCCATAacaaaacatttaatatttttgtctgAACAATGGCGGAACTAGAGCCAAAATCAAGGGGtgctaattttaattttttaaaaattatattacttcaaatttaaaattataataattaatatttcaaaaaatataccaCGATTATATCACTATAAGATAAGAGTTGAATTATTCGGTCAAATCCAATCTAGcttcaatttaaatatgaaattttttatattaattcaaactaaataataattaatattttaaaaaatataaaatatatatacggCTAACAACTATCACTACTAAATAAAAGTTGAATCATTCGACAAAATACATTCTAGTTTTAATTAGTTCAATAGTAAGACTCACAAAATTATGacattcaacaaaatcaaaatttattataaagttgttttttttttaaacttattatatagaaaaatcatTAGAGTAAATTTTCAATAGAGTGAATCAACTTGTTAcgatagaatataaaaaataaatctacaTGATCcaagattatattaaatataaatatataaatacatttatattaattagaaatataaatataatatatatatatatgtatatatatatatatgtgatatatgtgtgtataagtatatatatataagatgggGCAAAGGCCAAGGGACCCCCTCCTCTTTCCAAAGTGTCTTGTCTTTTTGTTCATTACCATATTTGTGGCCCCTCTCTTCCAAAGTGTCCTTGTAGCATAATTATTATCTTGTCTTTTTTGTTCATTACCATATTTATGACCCCTCTCTTCCAAAGTGTCCTTGTAGCATAATTATTATCTTGTCTTTTTTGTTCATTACCATATTTGTGACCCCTCTTTTGCAAAGTGTCCTTGTAgcattgtctttttttttttgttcattacCACATTTGTGCACAAAATCACatataattgaaatattttttatttgatatgacTTGTTATGatgctatattttttatttgttatgatgctatatttaatttatgttatcCTCATGTTATAGttattattttgttgagttgtgAACCACACAATATATAGGGATATAAAGATTTATGTACATATGTAaacgtacacaactaatgtttataattgtgtatatcttattatattcaaattttgaatgtACCCAaattgtgatttgattcaagtttgaatttggtcataattatctaattttaaatatgtggatatacatattaatcatatgttgtgtagaatttctgggggcaaaattgtcaaatctatgatgggcagatttgtaattagccccataaagatttcttataaatagggtgtggtccctgaCAGAGCATGCAACAattgagattcagaattaggtttTCTGAATTAAGATTCCCATCTCCCTTCTTTGCGTGTGATCAGGTACGCTTCCGCCACTTTttttgttcctaagcaatctccaaacaagaagatccagggtttgaactagggtttatacccattaaATCCATCATATTTGTCTATTAATATAGATTGGAATCAAGAACAATATGGCAGAATTAGAATTTGGGGTGTAATTTATGAGGCAATTCTTGAAGGTTTATCTTACCATCAATATCTGTTCTTTTCATTTGTTAGCTGAAATGAATTGTTGAATGGGGTGTTGTATGCTTTGTAATTAGTACTTCAGACGGAGAAgccaaataataaacaaaaattcaaacaattaagcgataactcaaaatattatattgctCCCTCCAttcatttttacttgtcacatatacttaatttacaccgattaagaaaaattagttgattacctatattttataaaaaaatttattagttttcaaaACTACTCTTATTTAAAACCACACAAAGTggagtatatgatttaatgtttagttgattgtgatttattaaaaattgtataagtaaattaaattaaagggtaaatttgaaaaaaaaaattatttaataccgcataaaatttctaatgtaataaattaaaaatatatatagaagagtTCCAAAATTTaacaagtattaaaaaaaaccagagtgagtttttttttttggcaaggTTTGCCATATGTGATCAGAATTGTTAATACTTGCCTTTTTGTTATggatttaaaataattgatgttgTAAATTTGAAATCTGGCAAGGGTGCAAatgcaaaatatttaattagttcTTCATTAAGACATTCACATGCACAATGTCTGGATTCAGATCCATCGACTTTAAAACTTACAACGCACAGAAAATGACATTGGCTACAAACTTCgagaattataattaaaaaataaaaatgatatttaaatatttaaatattaaataataaataaaaaccaaggaaaaaattataaaattaatactaGTGGATAGatctattaaatattttttttcattacgGATCACGATACGGTTAGCTTTACCGCATTACAGCgtatccaaaaaaataataatttttttaatactttttgaTATGCACTcctatttaaacatatataaaatgcacttaCAAACTCAATAATATTTATTCTCGTTTTGCGTAAATTTTTTATCTGAACCAAACCACCGTCggtcaaaaaataataattttcacgtaaataataatgttaatttttaaaaaaaaatattatatatttttaaaaataatatacaaagcTTTATATTAAATGTCATAATAAAACCATATTATCAtagattattttgttatttcttttttttttaatcaaaataaatagtcATGTCCACTGGAAGGATTAGCAgtgaatttcatattttttttgggaagaaatttatttttaattaagtaaaaaagaaaattaatatttatataactaatttttgtgttaatttttagGTTTAACTTTACCATTAAATGCataattttagttaaatatttataaagtttttaattCTAACTAtccttcttatcttttgtacATTAGTTAAGGTGAACACTTGTAATGAGGTAAAAGGTGAAATatcaagttaattttttttgttaattatctaTTCACTTAATTAGTTtctatgataatttttaaatttaactttatCATTCAATTTATAAGTTagcaaaaaattaatgaaatagaaAGATAAGGTAAATATTctaaacttttttaattttaattatttttcttactctTTGTGAAATAGTTAAGATGAACATGGGACGAAAgtaataatatctaaattatcaatttttttgattaatttttgttagaactacattatatatttttttcttagtctcattattcactatttatctttctaatttttctttgttggacAGCTATATGAttttagggtaatttttttggatCAGTACTAGTATACTAtagtcatttttattattttaatcatctAAGTTTAATTTATATCTATAGATAAGAAACCGAAgggattcttatattatatttagtGTTATTTGGGTAATgaggggattttttttttaaaaaaaaaaaaactattatttcaTGGTACTAAATGACTTTTAAATCAacaaatttcattaattatctCAACTGTGGTTAAAACATTTGATTCACATGCACACTCCTTCCAATCCAATGCATGGCTGAAGTGCACTAATAAAAATCCATGTattgtgaattttatttatcaatttcctTATCTATTATTACccatgtttcttttatttaaagtttatttttacttaaaatatttaattttttaaaatatttattaacataaaagaaaataatattcaatggattttatttaattcgaTAAATAGGAGACGAACGTCCCTAACACAAATAAACATCTCTATTTGATCGGACGGCGGTTATCACGCCATGCAACAAGCCCATCAATCAAACGGCTGAGATCCTCCTTCGACGTGCCCCCCTCTGCCACTGCAATGCTTGCAAGCTTCGCAAGCTCCGCCACCCTCTTCCTTATCTCCACCACCTCCTCGCCGGAACCCATCAACTTCTTGACCGCCGCCGCCACCGCCGTCGCCGGAAACACCACCTTCTCCTCATCCTTCACACTCTTAAACCCTTCCCACGCCGGAATCCCCATCTTCACCACTTCACAAATCCACTTCTCAATCACAAACTGCTCAGAATGCAACGGCCAAGTGATCACCGGCACGCCGGCGACCACCGCCTCCATGACCGAGTTCCATCCACAGTGACAAACAAACCCACCGATAGCACGGTGATTCAAGATCTCCGTTTGCGGTACCCACCCTTTCAGCACCAATCCTCGTCCCTGAACTCTCTTCTCAAACCCCTCCGGAATCCATTCCACCACCTCGCCGGACCCGACCGCCCAAACAAACCCTTCGCCGGAGTTCTCCAACCCGAAAGCAAGTTCCTTTATCTGCTCCGCCGTGAACCGGCTCAACGTCCCGAATCCAACGTACACCACTGAACCATCATCCTTCTCGTCTAACCATTCCAAGCATGGCTCtgctttcttctccttcttctccggCTGGCCGGCGATGGCGACGGGGCCAAGGAGGAAGACTTCACGTGGAGCGACGTTGGAGTAGTGAACGGCGTAGTCAGGCTCAAGAGCGGAGAAAGAGTTGACGATGACTGCATGGCTGGAAAGCTCGGCTTCTCGGAGCCAGCCGAGCATGGGAGGGAAGCTGAAGACTTCCGGGAGTTGAGAACGGGTCAAGTGGACGGTGTGGGGAAAGCCGGGGATCGAGAAAAGCTCAGAGTCGTTGGAGATGGAGTTGTACGGGCGGTGGAGGTCGAGATCATTGGCGGCGGAGAGAGGGAAAAGACCGGTGACCTGGAAAATAACCCGAGGGATGTGAAACTCGCCGGCGAGTTCAGTTGTCCAAGTGTAGAGAGCGTCGGAGATGATGGCGTCTGGGTGGAGAGAGGAGAGAAGGTGGGAGAGAGGGTCACGGAGGGAGAAGACGGCGGAGAAGAAGTTGTTGGCGAGGTGGAGAGGGAGGACGGTGAGGTTTTCGCAGCCGGAAGGGAGGTTGAAGGTGGTGGAAGGGAAGGGGATGAGATGGAGGGAGATGGAGGGATGGTGGTGAAGTAGAGGTTTGATGAGGTCGGCGTTGGCCGGGGTGGTGACGATGGAGGTCTTGATGCCGTTGTCGGAGAAGAGACGGGCAGTTTCAAGCATTGGGATCATGTGGCTGCGTGCTAAGAAGGGGAAGAAGAGGACGTGCAGTGGTTCGCCGGAATCCATGGTGGGTGTGACAACTTGAGagtagaagaaaagagaaaccTAATGGTGAAAGGAAAAAAGTTTTGggttttacaaaaatattattgtagTAAAAACAACTTGTGCCATCAGGCCCATCACAACATCAACACCTTGTCAAGGTTTCAGCCATCACATCAATACTCTGTCTTGTTcactgctttttttttttaataaattactgattttttttttcattttactgttaaaaaaataggatattcATGTTAatccatataattattttattttattcttttaattttactattttaatttaagcTCTTTCAATACTTTACTCTTTAAATGAGGTAATCAAGTGTTCTAAAACTAttctaatgataaaaataattaatatactacACAATTCAtccataataattattataatatacataattcagagaaataatacaattttttttttatataattcataGAATATTTgagcaataaaaattaataattggtTTGATGAAAGTCATAAGCTAATGCAGTTACTGATGGGTTTGAATGAATGTTATATTGCTGTAAGAGGGCACATTCTTATGATGAGGTCATTGCCCACAGTTAGAGAGGCATATGCTTTGCTAGttcaagaggaaaaagaaagggagaTTGGTTCAGGTATATCATATGTTCCAGAAGCATCCTCCATGAATGTAGGGGATCCAAACTCTTCAATCAGTCAATTCAATAGGATTCAATCTCAAGGATCCTTTAAGAACAAGGTTGACTATAAGAAATTGTTATGTgatttttgcaaaagaacaggTCGCACAAAGGAAAGATGCTTTGAGCTACATGgatttccaaacaaaaataataaagggaAGAGAATTGCCGCAGGAACTACTATTGACTCTTTCTCCACAGAAGTTGGGCATATACCTGAACTGACAACTGCTCAATACAGTAAACTCATGGATTTTCTGAATCAGAGTACTTCTAAGTTCTAATGTTTCTATTACACAACAGAATTCAGGAATTCTAAATGAAGCAACACTTGCAAGTTTTAATTCTGCTTCAGTTGCTATGGCAGGTAATAATTTCTTCTATGATCCTAAAGgttcttatatttttagtagTAATTGCAAGCAAAAACCTGTTTTTAATATCTGGATtattgattcttgagtttcTGACCATACGTGCCATAACAAAACATTTTTTCAAAACCATTCATTTATTGCCAACACCCTTTCAAATCAGTTTGCCCACTGGTTTTGAGGTTACTGTGTCTCATATTGGTACTGTCTTGTTAGCAGATAACCTTATAATAACTGAAGTTCTTTTTGTGCCAAAATTCCAATATAATTTGTTGTCCATTCGAAAATTAATTCAACAGTTAAGCTGTAGAATTTCTTTTTCATCTGAATATTGCATTTTACATGCCCCTTCAATGAAGAGGCCACTAGTACTTGGTAAGGAATACAAAGGATTATATTTGTTGCATACTCAAAAAGGAACATCACCAACTGCAGAATCTTCCAATCTAAACGCTGCTGAATTTCAAAGATGTACTCctttttcattctctttttctttaaagtcatgcatgcatgcatgtatatgtgcatgatataaaagaaaaaaaatgagaggcatACATATTCACGTgcatgtttaaaatttaaaaaataataataataataaaaggggGTCCCACACCATGAAAGAGACACGTATGCCAATCAccaaatgatttaaaaaaaataatagaaaaaaattagagcatTCATgacatacaaaaaataaaaaaataataaaaaaaagcatgcaCACATAGCTTgacagaaaatatatatttatatatatatataaaatcaaaagaacaTATCCTGtatcatttgattttaaaaGAGTAGGGCCCACtatgaagaaatatatatgggaagatcaaa is a window from the Dioscorea cayenensis subsp. rotundata cultivar TDr96_F1 chromosome 2, TDr96_F1_v2_PseudoChromosome.rev07_lg8_w22 25.fasta, whole genome shotgun sequence genome containing:
- the LOC120275798 gene encoding UDP-glucose flavonoid 3-O-glucosyltransferase 7-like, which codes for MDSGEPLHVLFFPFLARSHMIPMLETARLFSDNGIKTSIVTTPANADLIKPLLHHHPSISLHLIPFPSTTFNLPSGCENLTVLPLHLANNFFSAVFSLRDPLSHLLSSLHPDAIISDALYTWTTELAGEFHIPRVIFQVTGLFPLSAANDLDLHRPYNSISNDSELFSIPGFPHTVHLTRSQLPEVFSFPPMLGWLREAELSSHAVIVNSFSALEPDYAVHYSNVAPREVFLLGPVAIAGQPEKKEKKAEPCLEWLDEKDDGSVVYVGFGTLSRFTAEQIKELAFGLENSGEGFVWAVGSGEVVEWIPEGFEKRVQGRGLVLKGWVPQTEILNHRAIGGFVCHCGWNSVMEAVVAGVPVITWPLHSEQFVIEKWICEVVKMGIPAWEGFKSVKDEEKVVFPATAVAAAVKKLMGSGEEVVEIRKRVAELAKLASIAVAEGGTSKEDLSRLIDGLVAWRDNRRPIK